In a single window of the Fusarium falciforme chromosome 3, complete sequence genome:
- a CDS encoding Protein EFR3 yields MNAIQQKCRPKHQVLVLKCYPRTTKGAVDVKPNSSELSYLLYYATSRRSKIQKIGAFLEKKTASDVWRLRIGNVQVTLQILAALIEKLHKDAVLIAPFVLKVLDTVLRSEDITMIESSLPTFEAFCDFHDAALLSADQAFLYQYEDIVRLYAQLASTHLAPGKESLSSPVKVRWRSAGLEAIRSISTADALSSITGRQMDVIMPRILDNLWSDTPDFLEVLQQRVEAEEKVDTEKQLRRRTSIATVATVDTAGDPNPVALAGTAGDVDKLAEEEVGVLAMQCLKSIFIVPNRSQIHGATVSLLRFIQDRVSQGESVVDVHDDRERDGGWAISIYSIISRWTPVQDRYIILVAALDTLLRIPIQDATLDQQLALTTMMSSLLRSDVNLIGLSVMDVLLGLIKQMRKLLRLRSPASQSDDGDAVTEPEQAVRQKTKHLLGRLELCIGDLATHVYYADQISDMITAVILRLKPSRSSSTSSSPGGEKAGEAGPGASNIELSESQQLDHYFSLSAGRASALHVIKAILLVANPQKKLTGNMALSRNPVPIHVWEGTHWLLRDPDGHVRKAYMDALITWLDREATVADEIAVDETLPRSRSSIKINRELSAAGTRRAVSNASHNKERASKTRHSQFLPLLHLVIYDNALQFYEYENDLVMLHILLTKLAFKLGVNAVRHGLPMIYRLQEDIQEIDTPLHKVRIAALCHGYFWALTEKFDFEASVVGRAIQNEVVRRRSKGFWIEGIHIPPPSTDIVGFPGETRPHPEWDAVALEREELLPFDDRSSLVECVAANYHETIQTPPGSPAISPARGLSGPILGSTMTSTTAPETETELPAVFREQMLTDWSRDAAVAMMASVGKSESLSGSKTGTSVTHRGHLTVNTNGINGNGNNGPVSPYGSQYNLMRPHSSHAFRERDRDGTPTKPRKSSMRSAVSPALSVSNRGGTVASVEQLKLVLSGNPPPKTAGLAGDDDSGDSMVSYDYSPSEISFNPATQTDEAISPTKRPATATTRRGGPLGAHPPLGGPPNLHDEKSEDDESVPPVPPLPNVSLLGGKRSPIQSIEASFHDPAKSGRHSLYSRGGDGTRPKSVRSQNTKTMDLQDLLRGIDSRPSEGSLGNVTKPPY; encoded by the exons ATGAACGCCATCCAACAAAAGTGTCGACCAAAACACCAGGTCCTGGTTCTCAAGTGCTATCCCAGGACCACCAAGGGCGCCGTCGACGTCAAGCCCAACAGCAGCGAGCTCAGCTACCTCCTCTACTATGCTACCAGCCGACGCTCCAAGATCCAAAAGATTGGCGCCttccttgagaagaagacggccagTGATGTCTGGCGTTTGCGCATCGG AAATGTTCAGGTCACCCTTCAGATCCTCGCAGCTCTCATCGAAAAGCTCCACAAAGATGCAGTCCTCATTGCTCCCTTCGTTCTCAAGGTCCTCGATACCGTTCTACGATCCGAAGACATTACCATGATCGAATCTTCTCTGCCTACTTTCGAGGCCTTCTGCGATTTTCACGATGCCGCTCTCCTGTCCGCCGATCAGGCCTTCCTTTACCAGTACGAAGACATCGTTCGCCTTTACGCCCAGCTCGCATCCACCCACCTTGCGCCTGGCAAGGAGTCCCTCAGCAGCCCCGTCAAGGTGCGCTGGCGAAGCGCAGGCCTCGAGGCCATTCGCAGTATTTCCACCGCCGACGCCCTTTCTTCCATCACCGGTCGCCAAATGGATGTCATAATGCCTCGAATTCTCGACAACTTGTGGTCCGATACACCCGATTTCCTCGAAGTTTTGCAGCAGCGAGTCGAAGCGGAGGAAAAGGTTGATACGGAAAAACAGTTGAGGCGTAGGACAAGCATTGCTACTGTTGCGACCGTCGATACCGCCGGCGACCCGAATCCCGTTGCCCTCGCTGGAACTGCCGGCGATGTCGACAAGCTTGCCGAAGAAGAAGTTGGAGTTTTGGCTATGCAATGCCTCAAGAGCATCTTCATTGTTCCGAACCGATCGCAGATCCACGGTGCCACCGTCTCCCTTCTGCGGTTTATTCAGGATCGCGTAAGCCAGGGTGAATCAGTCGTTGACGTTCACGACGACCGAGAACGAGATGGCGGCTGGGCCATCAGCATCTACAGCATCATCTCGCGGTGGACTCCCGTACAAGACCGATACATCATTCTTGTGGCCGCACTGGATACTCTTCTCCGAATTCCCATTCAGGACGCGACTCTTGATCAGCAACTTGCGTTGACCACCATGATGAGCTCTCTTCTCCGGTCTGACGTGAACCTCATTGGGTTGAGTGTTATGGATGTTCTCCTTGGTCTAATCAAGCAGATGAGGAAGCTCTTGCGGTTAAGGAGTCCCGCCAGCCAGAGCGATGATGGTGACGCTGTCACAGAGCCCGAGCAAGCTGTGCGCCAGAAGACCAAGCATCTTCTGGGCAGGCTTGAGCTCTGTATTGGCGATCTTGCGACCCACGTCTACTACGCCGACCAAATTTCGGACATGATCACTGCCGTCATCCTGCGCCTGAAGCCATCTCGATCATCCAGCACCAGCTCCTCGCCCGGAGGTGAAAAGGCTGGAGAGGCAGGGCCAGGCGCGTCGAATATCGAATTGTCGGAAAGCCAACAGCTCGATCACTACTTTTCCCTCAGCGCGGGCAGAGCCTCCGCTCTCCACGTCATCAAGGCTATTCTTCTAGTCGCCAATccccagaagaagctcaccGGCAACATGGCCTTGTCTCGAAACCCTGTGCCGATCCATGTCTGGGAGGGCACTCACTGGCTCCTGCGTGATCCAGATGGCCATGTCCGCAAAGCTTACATGGACGCTCTTATCACCTGGCTTGACCGAGAAGCGACTGTCGCAGATGAGATCGCAGTTGATGAGACCCTTCCGCGTTCTCGATCATCCATCAAGATCAACCGAGAGCTGTCCGCTGCTGGTACCCGCCGTGCAGTTTCGAATGCTTCCCACAACAAAGAACGAGCCTCAAAGACTCGGCACTCACAATTTCTGCCACTGCTACATCTTGTCATCTACGATAATGCTTTGCAGTTTTACGAGTACGAGAACGATCTGGTGATGCTTCACATTCTCCTCACCAAGCTTGCCTTCAAGTTGGGAGTGAACGCGGTGCGACATGGCCTTCCCATGATCTATCGGTTGCAGGAAGATATTCAGGAGATTGACACGCCTCTGCACAAGGTGCGGATAGCGGCCCTTTGCCACGGGTACTTCTGGGCGCTCACAGAAAAGTTTGACTTTGAGGCGTCAGTTGTCGGACGAGCTATCCAAAACGAAGTGGTGCGACGCAGAAGCAAGGGGTTCTGGATCGAGGGTATCCATATCCCACCTCCTTCGACCGACATTGTCGGATTCCCTGGAGAGACGCGGCCGCACCCAGAATGGGATGCAGTTGCACTGGAGAGAGAGGAGCTTTTGCCATTCGATGACCGGAGCTCTCTCGTGGAGTGTGTCGCCGCCAACTACCATGAAACCATCCAAACGCCCCCTGGCAGCCCTGCCATCTCCCCAGCCCGAGGACTCTCCGGTCCGATTCTCGGCTCGACAATGACCTCCACGACGGCAcccgagaccgagaccgagtTGCCGGCCGTATTCCGCGAGCAGATGCTGACAGACTGGTCCAGAGACGCGGCCGTAGCCATGATGGCATCGGTTGGAAAATCAGAGTCCCTTTCAGGATCCAAGACTGGGACTTCAGTAACACACCGAGGCCACCTCACGGTAAACACTAACGGCATCAATGGCAACGGTAACAATGGACCCGTGTCACCATACGGTAGCCAGTATAACCTAATGAGGCCTCATTCGTCGCACGCTTTCCGTGAGCGGGATCGGGATGGAACGCCCACCAAGCCTCGCAAGAGCAGTATGCGGAGTGCGGTCTCGCCAGCCCTCTCCGTATCAAACCGGGGTGGCACCGTAGCCTCGGTGGAGCAGCTCAAGCTTGTTCTGTCTGGAAACCCTCCTCCAAAGACAGCTGGACTCGCCGGTGACGACGACAGCGGAGACAGCATGGTCAGCTACGACTACAGTCCTTCAGAGATCAGCTTTAACCCGGCTACACAGACCGATGAGGCAATCAGTCCAACGAAGAGGCCGGCGACGGCTACGACCCGTCGAGGAGGACCCCTGGGTGCGCACCCTCCCCTTGGAGGGCCACCCAACCTCCACGACGAGAAGAGTGAGGATGACGAGTCGGTTCCTCCTGTGCCACCTCTGCCCAACGTGAGTTTGCTGGGAGGAAAGAGAAGCCCTATCCAGTCGATCGAAGCATCGTTCCATGACCCGGCCAAGTCGGGTAGACACAGCCTTTACAGCCGGGGAGGTGACGGCACACGGCCCAAATCGGTTCGTTCGCAGAACACAAAGACGATGGATCTACAGGATCTCCTTCGAGGGATCGATAGCCGGCCGAGCGAGGGAAGCTTGGGTAACGTGACGAAGCCGCCGTATTAG